The window TGCGCCGCCATTGCGCCCGCGCCGCTTCAGCGTCGTCCGTGGCAATGAAGGCGGAGACCACCCGCCGCCTGCTCTTGCCGGCATGCGCCAGCGCGTTGCGCATGAAGTGGACGCGGCAGCGTTGCCACGTGGCGTTGAGAACCTTTCCGATCGTGGCTTTGATCCCCTCATGCGCATCGGAGACGACGAGCTTGACACCGCGCAGGCCACGGCGGGCAAGCTTGCGCAGGAACGCGCTTCCAGAACGTCTCAGCCTCGGACGGGCCGATATCCATGCCGAGAACCTCGCGCCGGCCATCGCTGTTGACGCCCACCGTGATGATCACCGCGACCGAGACGATGCGCTCGTTTTGGCGCACCTTCACATAGGTGGCGTCGATCCACAGATAGGGCCAATCGCCCTCGATCGGTCGATTGAGGAAGGCCTTCACCTTGTCGTTGATGTCACTGCACAGCCCCGACACCTGGTCTTTGGAGATCCCTCATGCCCATCGATTGCACCAGATCGTCAACGGAGCGGGTGGAGACGCCCTGGACGTAGGCTTCCTGCACCACCGGCGTGAGCGCCTTCTCGGCCATCCGCCGCGGCTCGAGGAAGCCCGGGAAGTACGAGCCCTTGCGAAGCTTGGGGATGCGCAGCTCGACCGTGCCGGCACGGGTCTCCCAACTCCGATCGCGGTAGCCATTGCGCTGGATCTGACGCTCCGAGTTCTTCTCGACGTGAGCGGCCCCAGTCAGGCCCTCGACCTCCATCAGCCGGTGGGCGGCAAAGCTGATCATCTCGCGCAACAGATCGGCATCTGGGGTCTTCTCGACGAGCGCGCGCAGGTTCATCGTGTCGTTGGTCATCGGTGATTCCTCGAATCAGGTTGGTGTCGCAATCCAAACCTTACCGACGAATCATCGGTGCCCATCCGCAAAGCCGCTCGCTCGCTGCGGCGCTAAGTGGGGCGCGCGTCGCGAGCGGCTTTGCTAATCAGCTACACCACTCCTTCGGACACAAGATGGTCAACTGGCTGGCCGAATCTTGGTCCATCGAGGGTACGCCAGACGAACCAATCATCGACGTGCATCTCCGTAAGGGGGTGAAGTTCCACAACGGCGATCCATTGACCTCCGCTGATTTCGAATTCTCCTATGAGCGGCTCAGGGATCCAAAGATCTCGCGCTTTTCGTACACACAGGCCAACATCGAAAAGTTCGAAATCGTTGACGACCACCATTTCAAGCTGCATTTCAAGGCGCCGGACGGCAACTACATCCCCAACGCGCTGCAGCTCTGGGCGATTCCGAAGAAGTATTTCGAGAAGGTGGGTGAGGAGGGTTTTGCCAAGGCGCCGGTCGGCACCGGCCCGTGGAAATTCGTCTCACGCTCGATTAAGGAGGATCTGAAGCTCGAGGCGTTCGATGATTACTGGAACAAGGATGCGCGGCCGAAGATCAAGAACTTGGTCCTGAAGATCATTCCGGAAGACCTTACACGCGTTGCGGCGTTCAAGTCGGGCGCAGTCGATTGGATCGACACGGTGCCACTGTCGGCGGTCGAAGAGTTCAAGAAGATGCCGGGCGTGACGACCTTATCGACGGTTGCGAACAACAATCTCTATATCGAGATGACGGCCGACAAGCCGGATTCACCTTTGCTGACGCACTTTCGCTGATTGAGTAGCGGCTTCTGAAGCTGCTTCCTTCTGCTCTTCTTTCGGTTGTACTCCAGCTCCTCCGCTTTGTCGATCTCCAAGACCGAGCAGTTAATTGTCGCGGCGGCTCCTTCCGAGCTCGACGACGATATAGGGAAAGGGATTCGCCCAGGCCTCCGCCCGAAGCGACGTGGAGCAGGAAGGATCCCCCTCACTGCCCCCCTTCTGTTGCGCGAGGATCTCGCAATTCTTTGGCGCTGACTCTTTCCTGCCCGCGGGATTCCTTCGGCGATGTTCAGCCCAACTGGGTCGGCAGGTACACAACCGAAAGACAAAAGCAGCTGTTGATCCGGGGTTGGCCGCAGGAGAGGGGTTACACCCTAACGCCCTGTCCGTGCCTATTGACTCGCTTACATTTCCAAAACGATGTACTCACTTTCCACCGAGACGCTGAAATTTTCCGCGACATGCGGATCCTTCTCGAGCTCGGCGCCGGATTGTACCTTCACATCATACGACCTCGTCTTAACGGATTGTGGGCTGCAGTACGACTCCCCGGAGCGAATGTCGAACTCCCAACCGTGCCAGGGACATTTGATGATCTCGCCCTCCCGCGAATATCGAAAGCATCCCGGCCCGTCGGACTGAAGAATGCCGGTAAGTAGGCCGAGACTCAACTTAGCTCCAGAGTGTGGGCAACGGTCCAGCAAGGCGAAGTATTGCCCGTTCCGATTGAAGACAACGATTGGACGCCCCCTAACATTTAGTGCGAGCCGCCCGCCATCGGGGATATCGCCCACTGATCCGATGATATGCTTAGCCATTGCGGAACTCCAGCCGATACAGCTTCTCCGCGTTTGCGGAGTAGATCATCCGGCGCTCCGAGTCCGAGAGAAAACATTTGAACGCCTGATT of the Bradyrhizobium sp. WSM1417 genome contains:
- a CDS encoding ABC transporter substrate-binding protein; protein product: MVNWLAESWSIEGTPDEPIIDVHLRKGVKFHNGDPLTSADFEFSYERLRDPKISRFSYTQANIEKFEIVDDHHFKLHFKAPDGNYIPNALQLWAIPKKYFEKVGEEGFAKAPVGTGPWKFVSRSIKEDLKLEAFDDYWNKDARPKIKNLVLKIIPEDLTRVAAFKSGAVDWIDTVPLSAVEEFKKMPGVTTLSTVANNNLYIEMTADKPDSPLLTHFR
- a CDS encoding Rieske (2Fe-2S) protein, translating into MAKHIIGSVGDIPDGGRLALNVRGRPIVVFNRNGQYFALLDRCPHSGAKLSLGLLTGILQSDGPGCFRYSREGEIIKCPWHGWEFDIRSGESYCSPQSVKTRSYDVKVQSGAELEKDPHVAENFSVSVESEYIVLEM